The genomic interval TGGGCTGGCATCCCGCAGAGCTGCTGCTACAATGGACATGTGCCGCCTGGCGCAACATCACCGTCGGGTCGATGGCCGAAGGATTGGCCGTGTTTGCGAGTGTGCTTGCCTTGTCGCTTGTCGTGCACTGAGCAGGCACGAAGGGGGTTGCCGTGGTGAAGGTACTTGTCAGCATGAACGCGTTCAAAGGAAGCATTTCCACGAAGGCCGCCACCGATGCCGTGGCTCTAGCGTTCGAGGGTGCCGGGTTTCAGGTCGAGAAGGTCTACCTTGCTGACGGTGGCGATGGGACCACCGATGTTGCGGCAGCCCTGGGTGGACGCGTCGAATTCGTGAGCACCTTTGATCCCCTGATGCGCCCCATCGAGGCGCCCGTGGCGTGGCTTGGCCAGACGGCGGTCATCGAGATGGCAAAGGCGTCTGGATGGGCGTTGATTGCCACGGAGGAACGGAATCCCATGCTGACGACCACATGGGGAACAGGCCTGCTCATCAGACACGCACTGGAGCACGGTGCGGACCGGATCGTCCTGGGCGTCGGCGGATCTGCCACGGTGGACGGTGGGCTCGGCATGCTGGCCGCGCTGGGTTTCAGCATCACCGACGAGGCGGGGAATGCCTCATGGCGGGGCGGTGAGGGACTAACCCGACTGGCTCGTATCGTGGCAAACCCGTCGGTGAAGCAGACCAGGCTGGTGGTCGCCAGCGATGTGATCAATCCTCTGCTCGGCCCGACAGGCGCAGCGGCGGTGTTCGGTCCACAGAAGGGAGCCACGCCCGACATGGTGACACTGCTGGAGAAGGGCCTGGAACGGCTGGCTGACATCACGCTGCAGACGACGGGCGTACGGATGCACGATATGCCTGGGGCTGGTGCCGCCGGCGGTGTCGGCGGCGCGGCCGTCGCGTGGCTGGGCGGTCACCTGGAGCCAGGTGCCGAACTCTTCATGGACCTGGAGGACTTCGACGCCCGAGCTGTGGGATGTGACGTGCTCGTGACCGGTGAGGGCAGCATTGATGCTCAGACAGTGTATGGCAAAGCCCCGGTTCGCGTGGCGCAGCGTTTCCGCAAGGCTTCGCCGGACGGGTTGACCGTGGCTATCGCCGGGGCCGTGCGCGATCGGGCACAGGTCCGTGAGGCCGGCATCGACGTTTTTGTCACGATCCTCGACCGCCCCATGAGTGAACGCGAGGCCATGGAAAACGGGCGGGCCCTGCTGACACAGGCGGCCGCCGAGCTGGCGCATCTCCTGTCACTGAAGAAGTGATGCTTGACTGTTCTGCGATATACTGAGGGCACTCTCGATCTGGAGGTACAGATGAAGACAGTCGGCGATACGCTTCCACCTTTTGAATTGCAGGACCAGAATGGTGAGGCGGTACGGGACTCCGACCTGCGGGGCCACTGGACGGTGCTGTACTGCTATCCCAGAGACATGACGCCAGGATGCTCGCAGGAGGCGCTTGTATGACCGAGCTCGAGGAGTACCAGAAGGCGAGAGACAGGGTCCAGGAGGTCAAGGGCTTCTATGCCCACGCGGCCATGTATCTGGTGGCCAACGTGGCTCTGGCCGTCTTGAACCTTGTCACGCTCAGAAAGAACGACGGCATCATCTGGTTTATCTGGCCGCTTATCGGATGGGGCATCGCTCTCGCGGTGCATGCCATCTCGGTCTATGGCATCGGGCAGTTCCTGGGCAGGGACTGGGAACAGCACCAGATCCAGCAGGAGCTCGACCGCCGACACAACGAACCTCCAGACGAGACCTGACACGCCGGCCGCGACACGCGTCCCTCCCCATCATTCCGGCAAGAATGGGATGCGAACCCTTCCGGTTTCCGTCATTCCCGCGAAGGCGGGAATCCAGTCTGTCCCCTTGCGACGGACAGTTCTTCGTCTCAGGTGGTGAACTTACCACGCAGGGCGGAATTACCAGCTGACCCCATATCCAGGTATCCTACGCCCTCTCCGTCATTCCCGCGCTTCTTTCCGTCATTCCCGCGAAGGCGGGAATCCAGCTCTATTGCTGGGAGAGCTTTGGAGCCGTCCTGAGAATGTCAGGTCCGAGGTGCTTTGCATCTTGAACTCAAAGTGGTAGTGAGCCTGAGGGCTTGGAGAATGCAAAAGGAGAAGCCATGGACAAGAACAAGAATACCTCCAATTCAGTTGACGAGTACATTTCGAAGTTTCCAAATGAAGTTCAAGGAATACTCAAAGTGCTGAGAGAAGTCATAAAGAGGGCTGCACCAGATGCAGAAGGAAGGATAAGCTATCAGATGCCTACCTTTGTGTTACGCGGAAATCTGGTTCATTTTGCTGCTTATAGAAGGCACATAGACCTTTATCCAACTCCAAGTGGCATTGAAGCGTTTAGACTCGAACTGTCGCAATATAAGGGTGCAAAAGGTTCAGTACAATTTCCAATAGACAAGCCTCCACCGTATGAGTTGATAAGCAAGATCGTCAAGTTCAGGGTTGCCGAGAATATCAGCTTGCTGAAGAGAAACTGAAGAAGAAGGTGTCAAAACGGTAGGCTTCAACCCTTTCCCAAGTAGTGAGACAGCGAATCTCATTCTGAGGAGAATGGACTGGAACGATGTCAATGATCTATTCGAAATGAGAGATGATCAACGAATGAACATGCGGATAGGCCCATGTAGCATTGCCCGCCAAATTGCCAGCTGACCCCATATCGCAGGAACCGTCGCAGAATGTTACACCCTCCGTCATTCCCGCGAAGGCGGGAATCCAGTCTTGGCCAGGCGTACTTACCACTGGGGCGTGTAACTACCAGCTGACCCCATATCGTCCATTGTGGCAGTTCTCGCAAGAAGCTGGGCTCTACCAGCCACCACCTCCGCCTCCACCGCCTCCACCGCCGCTGAACCCACCACCTCCACCACCCAGGCCGGAATTGCTGCCAGGGGCGACCGCTGAGGCGCTGATGACGTTGTTGAACCCGTTCCCGATGCTACTGGCAAACGCTGCCGGGTTGACAGGGTTCCAGTACATGCCATAGTACCAGACGGGTGCATACGGGCGTCCCTCCGCGGCCATGCGGGCGAACACGCTGGCAAACTGGTTGGACCAGCGCTGCTCCACATCCAGTGCAAGGGCATAGGGCAGGAACTTCTCGAACATCTCCGGGGTGCGCTCGGGCGGGTTCATCAGGTTCATGCGGTCCTTTTCGGTCACGGAAAGGAACAGCTTGAACCCTTCAATCTCGTTCATCAGCTTGCGTCCCGCAGCGGTGTATGACTTGAGCGCGACGCCGAATACGACGCCCATGACGGCGAGCGCTGCGATGACGACTACGGGCGCGACAAACTGCGCCGCCGACCCGGAGAAGGACAGGAAGACGGTGAGCAGGGCTACGGCCACCGAGATGAGGATGCCGATGACCAAGTGTCCGAGGTTGCTGACGAAGAACCTCGGCTGGTAGTCGGCTTCCAGGGGCTTCTTGTTTGCGATGATCGCGCGCTGGATGTCTTCGGCGTCTTCCCGTTCGAAGTCTGCGCGCGCGCTCGTCCCGAGGAGGACTCCGGCAAGAGCGAGCTCGTCATCGGACAGGACAGTCTCGGGAGCTGTGTCCCGCTCGATCCAGTACTTGCGGCGTTCCTGATGGATACTGACGTATCGTTTGACTGCCATGTCGATGAGCGCAGCGGTGAAGGTCTTGCTGTCGTGTGCCATATGCGACAGGTACCGGGCGCCTCCGGGGGACATCCCTTCCGGCGGTGCAAAGTGTGCAAAGATCGTGCCGCGGTCGGGATCCTTGCCAAACCGGTACCACGCGGTCATGTAGTAGAGGAAGACCGCCAGCAGACCGATGAGACCGACGATGAGGGCGCTGTTGTCGCGGAGGAACCAGCCTAGCCGCATTGCGGCGCTCGGCGTCGTCGCATACCCCTTGGGCCAGCCGACCGCGATGGTCAGGCCTTCGCCAGGGTTGAGGACGGAGGTCGTGACGAACGTCGGGGTGCCATCTGTGCCTTGTGTCGTCGTCACGGCGCTGGTCGTCGAGCCGGGGACACCCGTGTAGGCGCTGAGACCGGTGATCTTCGCGGCAGCGCCTGCGGGCAGTGTCACGGTCGCAGACGCACGCTCAATGGGAAAGACCCAGCCGCTTCCGGTCACGTTCCAGTACAGCTCGTCATGGTCGGCGAAGTAGCCCAGCTCACGGTCCACGCTGAACCGCAGCGCCCAGGTGTGTTCACCGGGCTCAATGAGGGTGTCGGCGCTTCCGATCTTCACACGCTTGCCATTGGCCCGGTTCTCCACAGTGTACGGCTCGGTCCGCCCGTCCCGCTGAACTCCCAGGACGCGGAAGTCGATGACAAGGCGGCCACCCGTTCGAGCGTTGGAGTAAATCGTCGGAAAGTCATAGTAGATGCCGTGCTGGATCTGATCGCCGGTCACGATGGCCCTGATGATGTTCTCAACGCGCATCGACCCATCCTGGCCGACCGTGATTGCACTGTCGAAACTGGTGATACGTTCCTGTTCGGCCAGGGCCAGTCCCGGGATGGCCAGGAGGAATACGGTCGCCAGCACGACGGCTAGGGTCAGCAGCCTACACGTTCTCATGTGTGCTCCTTTCAGTTTCTTGATTCGACAGGCACCATGGTGCAGTCGACGACGGCACTTCAGCGCCATATCGCGGCAGAAGCCATCCTCCGTTTGACAGTGTCACGGAACTGCTCTACCACTCCTCCTGGGCGCCCAGTGTCAGGGCACGCGGAGAGCGGACTACCATCCCCCTCCACCCCCTCCACCACCCCCGCCACCGGAGCCACCACCCCCTCCACCGCCCCCACCACCACTGCTGCTGAACCCGGAGCTTGTTCCTGGAGCCACCAAGGAAGCGGCGATTGCGGACGCAAATGCCCCTGACAGCGACGAGCCGAGTGTCGAGAAGCCGGTGGAGTGCCAGGTTTCACCGGAGAACCACACCGGCTGGTACGTCGGTTGACCGGACGCGTCAGTGCGTTCGAGGACGTCAGCGAAGTTCTCGCTCCACTGCTGCTCGACGTCGAGGGCCAGCGCATAGGGCAGGTACCGCTCGAAGGTTTCGGGCGTGTGGTCGACGGGGGTCAGCATGTTCATGCGGTCCTTCTCGGCAACGCTGAGGTACAGGCGGAACCCGTCGATCTGGTCCAGGACATGCCGCCCCTTCGGTGTATAGGCGCGCAGGAGACGGAAGAAAATCACATCGATGGCCGCCGTCACGAAGACCAGTGCCAGGAGCAGGGGCCCCGCTATTACCACGAACGCGATCGTGCCGATGAGCTCACCCAGCAGAAACGGTATGGCGAAGAGCGTGAGACCAAGTGCTCCTGGGAGCTTGAGCATCCGCTTTCCCAACGTGTCTGTCGACCGTCCACGCCATGACGCGACGATCTGGGCAACCAGCGCCGCGACCCCGAACGTCCATATCGACAGCCAGAACGACATGAACAGGAACCCGAAGACCCTCTCTGGCTGCGTCGTGCCCAGGAGGCCGGTAGCGACGATTCCCGCAATGGAGAGAGCGACGCCTGTCGCCGCGTAGCGCACGTTCGTGACGAAGTACCCCTTGCCATACGCCTTTCGCAGAGCCTGCTCAAGTGCCTTGCGGACGGCCTGAACGCGGCCATGTGCGCTCTGCCTGAAGGCAAGCCGCGTCTTCGAGCGGCCTTCGAACAGCTCCTGCAGGAGTTCGATCTCGTCGGGGAGAAGGCCAGACGGTGCGGCACCGGTCGTATCTACCGCAAACGAGCCGTCCTTGCCCTGTGAGATGACCAGTGCTCCCTTGACTGCCAGCCCCGTTATTGCGGCTGACAGTCCTTTGGTGTCGGGCCCCATGAGCCGAAGATACCGTATTGCCGCAGGGCTGAGTCCCTCTGGTGGTGCAAACTGCGGAACGATGGTTCCACGCCGGGGATCACGGCCGACGCGCAGCCAGGTGAGCAGGTAGTAGAGCAGGAGGCCGAGGGTCGCCAGGGTGGCGATGCCGAGCCCTCGGTTGTCCCGTAGCCACCACAGCAGAGTCTGGAGCGATGATGGTGGAACCACGAAGCCCTTGGGCCACCCGACGACGACGCTCAGGCCCTCGAAGCGTGCGAGCGGGGCCGTCGTCGTGAACACAGGGTTCCCGCTCTCGTCGCGCGACATCGCGTAGTCCGTGCCCGTTGCGCCCTGTGGACCGGTATAGGCAGTAAGTCCGGTGATCTGCTGCCACGCGGTTCCGGGCAGGATGACGGTACAGCCGGCACGGTCGATGGGGAACTCCCAGCCGTTTCCCGTCACGTTCCAGAACAGCTCGTCATGGTTATCGAAGAACCCCAGCTGGCGGTCGGAGGAGTACGTGAACACATAGGTGTGCTCACCAGGTTCCAGGTCCACAGAACTGGACCCGAAATAGACCCGGACACCATTCGTCTGCCGGGTCGCATGCCATGGTTCAGTCGAGCCGTCCCGCACGAGGCTGAGGACCTGGAAGGCGACCCGCACGGGTGCACGCCCCGGGTTCGTGTAGGCGGTGGGGAAGTCACGGTACAGGCCATGCTGGATGGTGATCCCTGCCGAGACGAAGTGAATTGTCTCCTGGACGGTCATCGTCGAGTCGGCATGGACAGTGACGACGCTGTCAAACGACAGGATGCACTCTGCTTCGGCAGCCCCCACCCTGTCCACAGGGGACAGGACCAGGAGGGCTGTCATCAGCACGAGAACAGTACAGGCGAGCTTCTTCATGGCCGGCGCCTGACGCATGAACGGACTGCTACTTGTTGTCGAACGAGACCTTTGGTGATTCACGCTCCTCGGCGCCATTCAGCTCGAAGAACTCAGCTTTCTTGAAACCGAACATGTTTGCGACGAAGACGGAAGGGAACGTCTCGCACATGATGTTGTAGTCCCGTACCGTGCCATTGTAGTATCGGCGGGACATCTGGATCTGGTCCTCCAGGTCCGCAAGCTTCGCCTGCAGGTCGAGGAAGTTGGTGTTTGACTTGAGGTCGGGGTAGGCTTCGGCGACGGCGAACAGGGTCTTCAGGGTCGCAGTCAGCTGATTCTCAGCCGCGGCCTTGTCAGCGACGCCGGTTGCCCCCATGGCGCGGGAGCGCATTTCGGTGACCTCGGTGAAGACCTTTTCCTCGTGACCGGCAAACCCCTTGACCGTCTCGACAAGATTCGGGATGAGGTCATAGCGGCGCTTCAGCTGGACGTCCATGCCTGACCAGGCTTCGTCCTTCATCGTACGTTTGCGGACGAGCTGGTTGTAGATGCCGATGAGCCATACGACCAAGAGAGCAATGACTCCAAGAGCGATTAGCCAAGGCATTGTGTTCCTCCTTTTGCGGATAGCGGAAATACAGTGTCGCCCAATACTGCCAGGCGCCTGTCCATAGTGTAGAGAAAACCGTGCATATGCAAAAGTGCTATGGGATCAGCTGGTAATTACCGCCCGATGTGGGAAGTTCAGCACCTGAGACAGAGAGCTGTGTGTCACAAGGGAACAGGATGGATTCCCGCTTTCGCGGGAATGACGGAGGAAGACGCTTTTCACATGGGCTGGTTCTGTAACCTCAGCAGGAAATGGAAGTGAAGGATGACAGAATACTGCTGGTCTAGAGGTCTGTGGCTGGAAAGTCGTCCCTGTCCTCGGGCATGTCCGCTGGTAGCTGGAACGTGCCGTCCCCTTCGCACGGGAACGGGACTGCTGCTACGACAGCAGACGCGTTGAGAGGGCCGTAGATGTGGGGGTAATAGAGTCCGTCAGACGGTTCCCAGAGCGTTTCCGCGTCGAGCAACTTCTGGCTGATGCACAGGAGCAGCAGACCGTGCCTGCCATGGTAGTGACGGTTCGCAACGTCCGTGACCTGTTCCAGCGCCGCGCAGTGGATGAAGCCGTCGTTCGCGTAGGTTTCGGGGACGTACTCCCCCCCGAGCAGCGCCTGCTGCCACAGGTCTTCGGTTTCGATGTGATAGATCATCGCGTTTCTTCCTCCAGCCAGGAATGTGTCGTTACGGTCGGGGTGTCGTGCCCTTCGCCTTACAGGTGAGATGGTCGAAGTGGACTTCCAGCACCACGAGACGGGACAGGGCTTCGTCGGGAAAGACCTCTTCGGGGACGCCGGGATGACACTGACGGAGGATGACATTCAGGTCTCGGGCCTTCGCCCGGGGGTCGAAGACGAATGATGCGGTGCCGGTTCCGATGACCGTGACGTAGTTCGCCGTGCACTCCTCGCCCGTTGCCCCGGTCACGATCTGGATGTCCTCATCGACCTCGACGCAGACGCGCGGGTTGGCGCGCAGGATGTCCACCTTCCTCCCCTGAACCGCAGCGTGGAGAAGCAGGTGTTCGCCGTCCCAGCCGCAGTTCATGGGGACCAGGTACGGCTCGCTCCCATCCACCATCGCGACGCGGCACAGCGTGGCACGTCCCAGAATGCGCCGGATGACCGCCGTATCGGTCACCTCGCATTCTTTCCTTCTCATTGGTCTCTCGGTCGCTCCCATGGTTCCTCCCCTGCCCCTTCAGGGGCACGCGAACAGTATATGAAAAACTCCGCAGCCGTCACGGGCTGCGGAATTGGACGGGCATATGGAATTGAGTCAGGGGTTGAGCCTGTGCACCGTGAGGTTGCCGTTTGTCGTCCGGGCGGACAGCGTTCCTTTCGGCACTCCAAGGTCGCCTCTGATGCTGTGTTTGGACGCCGTGGCGTTGTCGAGGGTGATGCCGTCCATCACCAGGTTTCCGTTGGTGGTCGACGCCTCAAGCGTTGCAGGAAGGTCCGGTGCAACCCAGAGGATGAGGTTGCCGTTGGTCGTGTGAACGTCGACTGTTGTCCCGTCGAGCGCGGCAACCTCGCACTCAATGACCCCGTTGGTCGTCGTCGCTCCGGTGACCGCGGTGACGTTGCGAAGCGTGATATTCCCATTGGTCGTCGAGGCGCGCACGGCTCCCTCGATGTTCTCGGTCGTCACACTGCCGTTGCTCGTATGCAGCTCCATTGTGCCCCTCACGCCAGTCGCCTCTATGGAGCCGTTCGTGGTACTGGCTGTGCGGACCAGCATGGAACGTGGGACACGAAGCTCGTAGTCGATGGAGACACGTGCAGGCTCACGCAGGACGGTTGTCACGACAGTGAATGAGTCCCCTTTCGTGACGTCGATTTGAACCTTGTCGAACTCGGACCTGCCGTAGTTGGTGTGCTTCACGGCGTGGACGACGATGCTGTCCCCGTCGGCAGGCACGATGGTGATGGTGCCATTGCGGTTCTGGACGTCGAGGCACGCTCCCACAGTAACGGGATACGTCTCCTCGAACGTGTCAGTGATCGTCGTTCCGAAGCCGCCCCCATCAAGCGTGATGCATCCAGGTACAACCAGCGCTATCGTCAGCACCAGGATTGCCAGCAGAATAGTCGCACGGTTTGATCTCATCTCTACACCTCTCTCGCAGGGAATGTCGTGTGTCACCTCGTCTACGTGAAACTGCTTCCAAAGGTTACGCTTCAGCCGGTTGTGCTATGCGGCGGCCGACCCGTAGTTACCCCGAGTGTCTGGAGAGCATGCTCTCAGAGCTTCCGCAGTCATCCCCTGCGATGCTGTGAGCGCTTCGCAGTCGTTCTCTTGACATCATGATGATGTGTACTAGATTAGTAGTACACCAAGACGCTAGAGTACTTAACGCATGCATGAGAATGCTCAGCATGAGGAGGCGTGACATGGAGTTTGATGACAGGACTCCCATCTATACACAGATCATGGACCTG from Coprothermobacter sp. carries:
- a CDS encoding glycerate kinase, whose translation is MVKVLVSMNAFKGSISTKAATDAVALAFEGAGFQVEKVYLADGGDGTTDVAAALGGRVEFVSTFDPLMRPIEAPVAWLGQTAVIEMAKASGWALIATEERNPMLTTTWGTGLLIRHALEHGADRIVLGVGGSATVDGGLGMLAALGFSITDEAGNASWRGGEGLTRLARIVANPSVKQTRLVVASDVINPLLGPTGAAAVFGPQKGATPDMVTLLEKGLERLADITLQTTGVRMHDMPGAGAAGGVGGAAVAWLGGHLEPGAELFMDLEDFDARAVGCDVLVTGEGSIDAQTVYGKAPVRVAQRFRKASPDGLTVAIAGAVRDRAQVREAGIDVFVTILDRPMSEREAMENGRALLTQAAAELAHLLSLKK
- a CDS encoding histidine kinase, producing the protein MLAGGACMTELEEYQKARDRVQEVKGFYAHAAMYLVANVALAVLNLVTLRKNDGIIWFIWPLIGWGIALAVHAISVYGIGQFLGRDWEQHQIQQELDRRHNEPPDET
- a CDS encoding DUF2207 domain-containing protein, with translation MAPRSVNHQRSRSTTSSSPFMRQAPAMKKLACTVLVLMTALLVLSPVDRVGAAEAECILSFDSVVTVHADSTMTVQETIHFVSAGITIQHGLYRDFPTAYTNPGRAPVRVAFQVLSLVRDGSTEPWHATRQTNGVRVYFGSSSVDLEPGEHTYVFTYSSDRQLGFFDNHDELFWNVTGNGWEFPIDRAGCTVILPGTAWQQITGLTAYTGPQGATGTDYAMSRDESGNPVFTTTAPLARFEGLSVVVGWPKGFVVPPSSLQTLLWWLRDNRGLGIATLATLGLLLYYLLTWLRVGRDPRRGTIVPQFAPPEGLSPAAIRYLRLMGPDTKGLSAAITGLAVKGALVISQGKDGSFAVDTTGAAPSGLLPDEIELLQELFEGRSKTRLAFRQSAHGRVQAVRKALEQALRKAYGKGYFVTNVRYAATGVALSIAGIVATGLLGTTQPERVFGFLFMSFWLSIWTFGVAALVAQIVASWRGRSTDTLGKRMLKLPGALGLTLFAIPFLLGELIGTIAFVVIAGPLLLALVFVTAAIDVIFFRLLRAYTPKGRHVLDQIDGFRLYLSVAEKDRMNMLTPVDHTPETFERYLPYALALDVEQQWSENFADVLERTDASGQPTYQPVWFSGETWHSTGFSTLGSSLSGAFASAIAASLVAPGTSSGFSSSGGGGGGGGGGSGGGGGGGGGGGW
- a CDS encoding pyridoxamine 5'-phosphate oxidase family protein, with the protein product MGATERPMRRKECEVTDTAVIRRILGRATLCRVAMVDGSEPYLVPMNCGWDGEHLLLHAAVQGRKVDILRANPRVCVEVDEDIQIVTGATGEECTANYVTVIGTGTASFVFDPRAKARDLNVILRQCHPGVPEEVFPDEALSRLVVLEVHFDHLTCKAKGTTPRP